The following proteins are co-located in the Nocardioides piscis genome:
- a CDS encoding SDR family oxidoreductase gives MPTILITGASSGLGAEMARQFAALGYDLALCARRTDRLESLAATLGSVKVSVKALDVNDHDAVFRVFEEFRAEFGTLDKIIVNAGLGKGQPLGTGRFDANLATAQTNFIGALAQTEAAAQIFREQNAGQLVMVSSVSALRGMPKNITTYAATKAAVAHLAEGFRADVMGTPIKVTVLYPGYIVSEMSATSKTTPLVASTEKGVRAMVAAIEKEKDSARVPAWPWVPVGFALKHLPLPMARKLMG, from the coding sequence ATGCCCACGATCCTGATCACCGGCGCCTCGTCCGGCCTCGGCGCCGAGATGGCGCGACAGTTCGCCGCGCTCGGCTATGACCTCGCGCTCTGCGCACGCCGGACCGATCGCCTCGAGTCGCTGGCCGCCACGCTCGGATCCGTCAAGGTCTCGGTCAAGGCGCTCGACGTCAACGACCACGACGCGGTCTTCCGCGTGTTCGAGGAGTTCCGGGCGGAGTTCGGCACCCTGGACAAGATCATCGTCAACGCCGGCCTTGGCAAGGGCCAGCCGCTCGGCACCGGGCGCTTCGACGCCAACCTGGCGACCGCGCAGACCAACTTCATCGGCGCCCTGGCCCAGACCGAGGCTGCCGCCCAGATCTTCCGCGAGCAGAACGCCGGCCAGCTGGTCATGGTCTCGTCGGTCTCGGCGCTGCGCGGGATGCCCAAGAACATCACGACGTATGCCGCCACCAAGGCCGCCGTCGCCCACCTCGCCGAGGGCTTCCGTGCCGACGTGATGGGGACGCCGATCAAGGTGACCGTGCTCTATCCCGGCTACATCGTCTCGGAGATGTCCGCGACGTCGAAGACCACTCCCCTGGTCGCCTCCACCGAGAAGGGCGTCCGCGCCATGGTGGCCGCGATCGAGAAGGAGAAGGACTCCGCCCGGGTGCCGGCGTGGCCCTGGGTGCCGGTCGGGTTCGCGCTGAAGCACCTGCCGCTGCCGATGGCCCGGAAGCTGATGGGCTGA
- a CDS encoding histidine phosphatase family protein, which produces MLSDKRAFQGWFEAATLRWTGGEHDDYDESFAAFSARVSDALDRTIASLEPRGTAVVFTSGGPVSWAASARLGGSPDLQAYLWLRLNQVTINAGVTSFVVGSRGATMLAFNEHTHLTPDHQTYR; this is translated from the coding sequence GTGCTGTCCGACAAGCGCGCCTTCCAGGGCTGGTTCGAGGCGGCGACGCTGCGCTGGACCGGCGGCGAGCACGACGACTACGACGAGTCGTTCGCGGCTTTCTCGGCTCGGGTGTCGGACGCCCTCGACCGGACCATCGCCTCGTTGGAGCCCAGGGGCACCGCGGTCGTCTTCACCAGTGGCGGTCCCGTCTCGTGGGCCGCCAGCGCACGCCTGGGTGGTTCCCCGGACCTGCAGGCGTACCTGTGGCTTCGGCTCAACCAGGTCACCATCAACGCCGGCGTGACCAGCTTCGTCGTCGGCTCCCGCGGCGCCACGATGCTCGCCTTCAACGAGCACACCCACCTCACCCCCGACCACCAGACCTACCGATAG
- a CDS encoding phosphotransferase family protein, producing the protein MSADPVRGARPVRDEDSFDVAAVASWLRAHATDAEGLDGEPEVQQFSGGASNLTYLLRWPTRDLILRRAPKGTKAKGAHDMRREFRIQQALAPVFPYVAAMVAFCDDAAVLGGDFYVMERIEGVIPRSEWPQDVPLSPEQARALCLGAVERLVELHSVDPEAAGLGDLGKGAGYVRRQVDGWSVRYRNARTGDVPDYEQVMAWLAERQPDDVATCVIHNDYKLDNLVLDPDDPTRVVGILDWEMATLGDPLMDLAGSMAYWVQADDSDAFQMMRRVPTHLPGMLTRAEIVERYCARMGFEVTPEQWRFYEVFGLFRLAVIAQQIYYRYVLGQTTNEIYALFGEAVRMVEARIAEVIDT; encoded by the coding sequence GTGAGCGCCGACCCCGTCCGCGGAGCGCGGCCGGTCCGCGACGAGGACTCCTTCGACGTCGCCGCCGTGGCGTCCTGGCTGCGAGCGCACGCCACGGATGCCGAGGGCCTCGACGGCGAGCCCGAGGTCCAGCAGTTCTCCGGCGGCGCCTCCAACCTGACCTATCTCCTCCGGTGGCCCACCCGCGACCTGATCCTGCGACGGGCACCGAAGGGCACCAAGGCCAAGGGCGCGCACGACATGCGCCGCGAGTTCCGGATCCAGCAGGCCCTGGCACCCGTCTTCCCGTATGTCGCTGCGATGGTCGCCTTCTGCGACGACGCCGCGGTCCTGGGCGGCGACTTCTATGTCATGGAGCGCATCGAGGGCGTCATCCCGCGCAGCGAGTGGCCCCAGGACGTCCCGCTGTCGCCCGAGCAGGCCCGCGCCCTGTGTCTCGGCGCCGTCGAGCGACTGGTCGAGCTCCACTCGGTCGACCCCGAGGCGGCGGGCCTGGGCGACCTCGGCAAGGGCGCGGGCTACGTCCGACGCCAGGTCGACGGCTGGTCGGTGCGCTATCGCAACGCCCGCACCGGCGACGTGCCCGACTACGAGCAGGTGATGGCCTGGCTCGCCGAGCGCCAGCCCGACGACGTCGCGACGTGCGTCATCCACAACGACTACAAGCTCGACAACCTCGTCCTCGACCCCGACGACCCGACCCGGGTGGTCGGGATCCTCGACTGGGAGATGGCCACCCTCGGCGACCCGCTGATGGACCTCGCCGGGTCGATGGCCTACTGGGTCCAGGCTGACGACAGCGACGCCTTCCAGATGATGCGCCGGGTGCCGACCCACCTGCCCGGGATGCTGACCCGCGCCGAGATCGTCGAGCGCTACTGCGCCCGGATGGGCTTCGAGGTCACCCCTGAGCAATGGCGCTTCTATGAGGTCTTCGGGCTGTTCCGGCTGGCCGTGATCGCCCAGCAGATCTACTACCGCTACGTCCTGGGCCAGACCACCAACGAGATCTATGCCCTCTTCGGTGAGGCCGTGCGGATGGTGGAGGCCCGGATCGCCGAAGTGATCGACACGTGA
- a CDS encoding SDR family NAD(P)-dependent oxidoreductase produces MSAPGKRRVLVTGAASGLGEALTAAFRARGDEVLATDVAAGDGIHQLDITSEDDWASALALVAEKWGGLDVLVNNAGVAGGGRIELCSMADWRWIFDVNLFGLVQGVQTFTPMLKAQQSGHIVNVASLAGLVHPAGMGSYNAVKAAVVAFTETCGHELAAHGVRASAVCPSYFKTNLMDSMRGSDEVVGTVIGSLVESSQVTAEEIAAAVLAGIDAGDDVIVPDEAARQAYFLKWADRSAYDEVMRQQARRLESLS; encoded by the coding sequence GTGAGCGCCCCCGGCAAGCGTCGCGTCCTGGTCACCGGCGCGGCCTCCGGGCTCGGCGAGGCCCTCACCGCCGCCTTCCGCGCCCGGGGCGACGAGGTGCTGGCCACCGACGTCGCAGCAGGCGACGGCATCCACCAGCTCGACATCACGTCCGAGGACGACTGGGCGTCAGCCCTCGCGCTCGTGGCGGAGAAGTGGGGCGGGCTCGACGTCCTGGTCAACAACGCGGGCGTGGCCGGCGGCGGCCGCATCGAGCTGTGCTCGATGGCCGACTGGCGCTGGATCTTCGACGTCAACCTGTTCGGGCTCGTGCAGGGCGTGCAGACCTTCACGCCGATGCTCAAGGCCCAGCAGTCCGGACACATCGTCAACGTGGCCTCGCTGGCCGGCCTCGTGCACCCCGCCGGCATGGGTTCCTACAACGCCGTGAAGGCGGCGGTCGTGGCGTTCACCGAGACCTGCGGACACGAGCTCGCCGCCCACGGCGTGCGCGCCAGCGCGGTCTGCCCGTCCTACTTCAAGACCAACCTGATGGACTCCATGCGCGGCTCCGATGAGGTGGTCGGGACCGTGATCGGCTCCCTGGTGGAGAGCTCGCAGGTCACGGCCGAGGAGATCGCAGCAGCCGTGCTGGCGGGAATCGATGCCGGGGACGACGTGATCGTGCCCGACGAGGCCGCGCGCCAGGCGTACTTCCTCAAGTGGGCCGACCGCTCGGCATACGACGAAGTCATGCGACAGCAGGCCCGGCGACTCGAGTCGCTCTCGTGA
- a CDS encoding acyl-CoA dehydrogenase family protein, with protein sequence MDFSLSPRAADLAARIRAFMDAEIEPIEAELHERIRRARESGGDNWTPDPQIKQLQAKAREQGLWNLFLPAEHAGRYAADFGTDGGEGLTNSDYAPLAEVMGRSFLAPLVFNSNAPDTGNMEVLLRYGSEEQKAQWLEPLLRSEIRSAFCMTEPDVASSDATNMEATAVVDGDEVVINGRKWFSTGIGNPDCKILVFMGLTNPDADRHSRHTMVLVPRDSPGVTVERMLTTMGYYDEPLGHGEVSFDDVRVPVANILLGEGRAFEIAQGRLGPGRVHHCMRAIGLAERALELACDRALSRTAFGKPLANLGGNRERIADARIAINRSRLLVMHAAWLLDQGMSMEALSAVSEIKVEVPNMALDVIDMAMQLHGGAGMTDDFPLAAAYVGARSLRLADGPDEVHRNVIAKIELGRSKARSGQ encoded by the coding sequence ATGGACTTCTCCCTCTCCCCCCGCGCCGCCGATCTCGCCGCCCGGATCCGCGCGTTCATGGACGCCGAGATCGAGCCGATCGAGGCCGAGCTGCACGAACGGATCAGGCGCGCGCGCGAGAGCGGCGGCGACAACTGGACGCCCGACCCGCAGATCAAGCAGCTCCAGGCAAAGGCCCGGGAGCAGGGCCTGTGGAACCTCTTCCTGCCGGCCGAGCACGCGGGCCGCTATGCCGCCGACTTCGGCACCGACGGTGGTGAGGGCCTCACCAACAGCGACTACGCCCCCCTCGCCGAGGTCATGGGGCGCTCGTTCCTCGCCCCGCTGGTCTTCAACTCCAACGCGCCCGACACGGGCAACATGGAGGTGCTGCTGCGCTACGGCAGCGAGGAGCAGAAGGCGCAGTGGCTCGAGCCACTGCTGCGCTCCGAGATCCGCAGCGCCTTCTGCATGACCGAGCCCGACGTCGCCTCCTCCGACGCGACCAACATGGAGGCCACCGCCGTGGTCGACGGCGACGAGGTCGTCATCAACGGCCGCAAGTGGTTCTCGACCGGCATCGGCAACCCCGACTGCAAGATCCTGGTCTTCATGGGCCTCACCAACCCCGACGCCGACCGACACTCGCGTCACACCATGGTGCTGGTGCCGCGCGACTCTCCCGGCGTGACCGTCGAGCGGATGCTGACGACGATGGGCTACTACGACGAGCCCCTCGGTCACGGTGAGGTGTCCTTCGACGACGTGCGGGTGCCGGTCGCCAACATCCTGCTCGGCGAGGGACGCGCCTTCGAGATCGCCCAGGGCCGCCTCGGCCCGGGACGCGTCCACCACTGCATGCGCGCGATCGGGCTGGCCGAGCGCGCGCTCGAGCTCGCCTGTGACCGCGCGCTGAGCCGCACCGCCTTCGGCAAGCCGCTGGCCAACCTCGGCGGCAACCGCGAACGCATCGCCGACGCCCGGATCGCGATCAACCGCTCGCGCCTGCTCGTCATGCACGCCGCGTGGCTGCTCGACCAGGGGATGTCGATGGAGGCCCTCTCGGCCGTCAGCGAGATCAAGGTCGAGGTCCCCAACATGGCCCTCGACGTCATCGACATGGCCATGCAGCTGCACGGTGGCGCGGGCATGACCGACGACTTCCCGCTCGCTGCTGCCTACGTCGGGGCTCGCTCGCTGCGGCTGGCCGACGGCCCCGACGAGGTGCACCGCAACGTGATCGCCAAGATCGAGCTCGGCCGCTCCAAGGCCCGGAGCGGCCAGTGA
- a CDS encoding TetR/AcrR family transcriptional regulator, translating into MSDPVRRRLSADDRRRQLVAIGLGRLVDVPIQDLSLDQVAAEAGISRGLLFHYFPTKTDFYLACIAAAGRRILRNTAPEPMDPGPVQVRTMVTAMVEQIDRRRSFYLTLVHGSGVADPRVSEVYDSVRSVSTDRVIAALELPATSGPLVHAWWAYVEDRALSWSAGPPQERAETLDELVGHCERVLVAVLDVSAASSS; encoded by the coding sequence GTGTCAGATCCTGTACGGCGACGGCTGAGCGCCGACGACCGTCGCCGCCAGCTCGTGGCGATCGGTCTGGGCCGGCTCGTCGACGTGCCGATCCAGGACCTGTCGCTCGACCAGGTGGCCGCCGAGGCCGGGATCTCGCGTGGGCTGCTGTTCCACTACTTCCCGACCAAGACCGACTTCTACCTCGCCTGCATCGCCGCCGCCGGCCGACGGATCCTGCGCAACACGGCCCCCGAGCCCATGGACCCCGGGCCGGTCCAGGTGCGGACGATGGTGACGGCGATGGTCGAGCAGATCGACCGGCGGCGCAGCTTCTATCTCACCCTCGTCCACGGCAGCGGAGTGGCGGACCCGCGGGTCAGCGAGGTCTATGACTCGGTGCGCTCGGTCTCGACCGACCGGGTGATCGCGGCCCTGGAGCTCCCGGCGACCAGCGGGCCGCTCGTGCACGCCTGGTGGGCCTACGTCGAGGACCGGGCGCTGAGCTGGTCGGCCGGACCGCCACAGGAGCGTGCGGAGACGCTCGACGAGCTGGTCGGCCACTGCGAGCGGGTGCTGGTGGCCGTGCTCGACGTCAGCGCCGCTTCCTCGTCCTGA
- a CDS encoding MXAN_6640 family putative metalloprotease, whose translation MRRTTRSAVLFGALLVVVLSSLPVATADPAADLPDPAARRSMAALDTAERVLAGEARPTDPSATLALRDLWLSRPDLAEGEEDEADALLARPTDGAADPHGNGYTVPATSTCGPTTCIHHVATTADAPPSADWVSLTLATMERVHDREVEQLGFRPPVSDGTAGGDARVDVYLKDLGTGLYGYCAAEKRVSGRTASGFCVLDNDYSNEQFPSPTTPEQDLAVTAAHEFFHAVQFAYDYTEDPWMLESTATWMEEQVADDVNDNRQYLRYSQLRAPFVPLDAVSSTYGFQYGNWIFWEYLSQRFGPGIVKRVWRAAPRRYSLAAINNALSRKRQTLPEVYADFAAANTHPLDSYAEAPGVPEFAPAPALADVTLTRATRRHKERASIDHLASETVHVRPAAELTGRRWRLRVAVRGPRSPVVGAARLVLHRVDGTVATRRLRFNKRGRAVQRAPFAASKVVAVTISIVNASTRFRCGRQTDFACRGIARDDDERFTVVATAIRTRKRR comes from the coding sequence GTGCGTAGGACAACCCGGTCCGCCGTGCTCTTCGGCGCCCTGCTCGTGGTGGTCCTCTCCTCCTTGCCGGTCGCCACGGCAGATCCTGCGGCCGACCTCCCCGACCCCGCGGCGCGTCGGTCGATGGCGGCGCTCGACACGGCCGAGCGGGTCCTCGCCGGCGAGGCACGCCCCACCGACCCCTCCGCCACCTTGGCACTGCGAGACCTGTGGCTCTCGAGACCCGACCTGGCCGAGGGCGAGGAGGACGAGGCCGACGCCTTGTTGGCCCGGCCCACCGACGGCGCGGCCGACCCGCACGGCAACGGCTACACCGTGCCCGCGACGAGCACGTGCGGGCCGACGACCTGCATCCACCACGTGGCCACCACCGCCGACGCCCCACCGAGCGCGGACTGGGTGTCGCTGACGCTCGCGACCATGGAGCGGGTCCATGACCGCGAGGTCGAGCAGCTGGGCTTCCGCCCGCCCGTCTCCGACGGGACAGCGGGAGGCGACGCCCGCGTCGACGTCTATCTCAAGGACCTCGGCACGGGCCTGTATGGCTACTGCGCTGCCGAGAAGCGCGTGTCGGGGCGCACTGCGAGTGGCTTCTGCGTGCTCGACAACGACTACTCGAACGAGCAGTTCCCGAGCCCGACCACACCCGAGCAGGACCTCGCTGTCACCGCAGCCCACGAGTTCTTCCACGCCGTGCAGTTCGCCTACGACTACACCGAGGACCCGTGGATGCTCGAGTCCACGGCCACCTGGATGGAGGAGCAGGTCGCCGACGACGTCAACGACAACCGGCAATACCTGCGCTACAGCCAGCTGCGAGCGCCCTTCGTCCCCCTCGACGCGGTGAGCTCGACCTACGGCTTCCAGTACGGCAACTGGATCTTCTGGGAATACCTCAGCCAGCGGTTCGGTCCCGGCATCGTCAAGCGGGTGTGGCGGGCCGCGCCCCGCCGCTACTCCCTCGCGGCGATCAACAACGCCCTGAGCCGCAAGCGACAGACCCTGCCCGAGGTGTATGCCGACTTCGCGGCCGCCAACACGCACCCGCTCGACTCCTATGCCGAGGCGCCGGGGGTGCCCGAGTTCGCCCCCGCCCCGGCCCTGGCCGACGTCACCTTGACCAGGGCGACGCGGCGGCACAAGGAGCGGGCCAGCATCGACCACCTCGCCTCGGAGACCGTGCACGTGCGGCCCGCCGCCGAGCTCACCGGCCGACGATGGCGACTGCGCGTCGCCGTCCGCGGGCCACGCTCGCCGGTCGTGGGGGCCGCACGCCTCGTGCTCCACCGCGTCGACGGCACGGTCGCGACGCGCCGGCTGCGCTTCAACAAGCGCGGCCGGGCCGTGCAGCGCGCGCCCTTCGCCGCGTCCAAGGTCGTGGCGGTCACGATCTCGATCGTCAACGCCTCGACCCGTTTCCGGTGTGGCCGCCAGACCGACTTCGCCTGTCGCGGGATCGCCCGCGACGACGACGAGCGGTTCACCGTCGTCGCGACAGCGATCAGGACGAGGAAGCGGCGCTGA
- a CDS encoding MXAN_6640 family putative metalloprotease — MRTFLTMLVGLTAVLAPLAPAQASGDDPGLPAPTRELTLDLRDAYLGLDQGVTQDPDLDLAFSARRGHTVLARPSDPPSGSSDFTWDPAAPQERACGAWVCVHYVTTTADAPPMTASDGVTPDWVRRNIEVAELSLAKMAELGYPAPPSDGGRGDSTQFDIYLADISRAGLYGYCTPEASVAGTRDHASSYCVLDDDFVGFPMPPDESLRVTAAHELFHAVQFGMDVREDKWFLESTATWMEEQVADDVNDNRQFLADGQFGTRRTPLDSGQAGLGSYGNWLFFQFLSQRYGVDAVRRIWRLADAGAGRRNDYSVEALRHFTRSRGEAFAKVYAAFNLANLQPRKAYDEGSAYRAARPDRTMRLGGRRQAWQDRAIGVPHLASHVVALRPGARLARRARLRIAVDARRTSGAVASTMVFLKSGKVARANVRLDRRGTGRRVVTFSPARVRKVVVVLTNASTRYDCGRRTPYACHGVPRDDDQRFRLTTTTINRR, encoded by the coding sequence GTGCGCACCTTCCTCACCATGCTCGTCGGTCTGACGGCCGTCCTCGCGCCCCTTGCTCCTGCGCAGGCGTCCGGGGACGACCCGGGTCTGCCTGCCCCGACGCGCGAGCTGACGCTGGACCTGCGCGACGCCTACCTCGGCCTCGACCAGGGCGTCACGCAGGATCCCGACCTCGACCTGGCCTTCAGCGCTCGCCGCGGCCACACGGTGCTCGCCCGACCCAGCGATCCGCCCAGCGGTTCGTCCGACTTCACCTGGGACCCGGCCGCTCCGCAGGAACGGGCGTGCGGGGCTTGGGTGTGCGTGCACTACGTCACGACGACCGCCGACGCCCCGCCGATGACCGCGAGCGACGGGGTGACACCCGACTGGGTGCGCCGAAACATCGAGGTGGCCGAGCTCTCGCTGGCCAAGATGGCCGAGCTCGGCTATCCGGCACCGCCCAGCGACGGCGGTCGCGGGGACAGCACGCAGTTCGACATCTATCTCGCCGACATCTCCCGCGCCGGGCTCTACGGCTATTGCACGCCGGAGGCCTCGGTGGCCGGCACGCGTGACCACGCCTCCTCCTACTGCGTCCTCGACGACGACTTCGTCGGTTTCCCGATGCCCCCGGACGAGAGCCTGCGTGTCACTGCGGCCCACGAGCTCTTCCACGCCGTCCAGTTCGGCATGGACGTGCGTGAGGACAAGTGGTTCCTGGAGTCCACCGCCACCTGGATGGAGGAGCAGGTCGCCGACGACGTCAACGACAACCGGCAGTTCCTCGCCGACGGCCAGTTCGGCACGCGCCGCACGCCCCTCGACAGCGGGCAGGCGGGGCTCGGCAGCTATGGCAACTGGCTGTTCTTCCAGTTCCTCTCCCAGCGCTACGGCGTCGATGCGGTCCGCCGCATCTGGCGGCTCGCCGACGCCGGAGCCGGTCGGCGAAACGACTATTCCGTCGAGGCCCTGCGCCACTTCACACGCAGCCGGGGCGAGGCGTTCGCCAAGGTCTATGCCGCCTTCAACCTCGCCAACCTCCAGCCCCGCAAGGCCTATGACGAGGGCTCGGCCTATCGCGCGGCCCGACCCGACCGGACGATGCGTCTGGGTGGACGCCGCCAGGCCTGGCAGGACCGAGCCATCGGCGTCCCGCACCTGGCCTCGCACGTCGTGGCCCTCAGGCCGGGCGCACGGCTGGCACGCCGGGCACGGCTGCGCATCGCCGTCGATGCCCGCCGCACCAGTGGGGCGGTGGCCTCGACGATGGTCTTCCTCAAGTCCGGAAAGGTCGCCCGGGCGAACGTCCGTCTCGACCGGCGCGGCACCGGCCGGCGAGTGGTGACCTTCTCCCCCGCCCGCGTGCGCAAGGTCGTCGTCGTCCTGACCAACGCCTCGACCCGCTATGACTGCGGGCGTCGGACCCCCTACGCCTGCCACGGAGTGCCCCGCGACGACGACCAGCGCTTCCGGCTGACGACCACGACGATCAACCGGCGCTGA
- a CDS encoding adenylyltransferase/cytidyltransferase family protein — translation MSRTVVTFGTFDVFHVGHLRVLERAAELGDRLVVGVSADALNERKKGRVPVFSQRERLAIVAALRVVDEVFVEESLEAKRDYLVEHGADVLVMGDDWAGKFDEFSDVCEVVYLTRTPAISTTAIIEHIAEM, via the coding sequence ATGTCCCGCACCGTGGTCACCTTCGGCACTTTCGACGTCTTCCACGTCGGCCACCTGCGCGTGCTGGAGCGGGCCGCTGAGCTCGGGGACAGGCTGGTCGTGGGCGTCTCCGCCGATGCCCTCAACGAGCGGAAGAAGGGTCGGGTGCCGGTGTTCAGCCAGCGCGAGCGGCTGGCGATCGTCGCGGCGCTGAGGGTCGTCGACGAGGTGTTCGTCGAGGAGAGCCTGGAGGCCAAGCGCGACTACCTCGTCGAGCACGGCGCCGACGTGCTCGTGATGGGCGACGACTGGGCCGGCAAGTTCGACGAGTTCTCCGACGTCTGCGAGGTCGTCTACCTGACCCGCACCCCTGCGATCTCCACCACGGCGATCATCGAGCACATCGCGGAGATGTAG
- a CDS encoding DUF445 domain-containing protein, protein MTTLTPISLITPDPGADEARRRGLRQMRTVAVALLVLAAVVYVATLDQDGFWGFVNAGAEASMVGAIADWFAVTALFKHPLGLPIPHTALIPKRKDELGKGLEEFVGENFLQEDIIRDRVGAAGISARVGDWLSDPANTRRVVDEVSDVAAIALGKVRDEHIADLVSEAFVPRFREEPIAPLLGSMLTELVRDDLHHGLVDLALDEMHRWLVHNGDTFVEVLGERAPWWAPPRLNEAVTQRLHVEAIRWISDIREDPDHHARAAMDSMLRQLGQDLLTDPQTQDRAERFKERLLDHPQVVTTAISLWKAMRSALLSSMRDRNGAVRQRLQQELDAFSGRIATDAALREKLDKAAADVAVFAVSRYGAELTAVITHTIERWDGKEAARRIELHVGRDLQFIRINGTIVGGLVGVLIHAISLAVH, encoded by the coding sequence GTGACCACCTTGACACCGATCTCGTTGATCACGCCCGACCCGGGCGCTGACGAGGCGCGCCGCCGCGGGCTGCGCCAGATGCGGACCGTCGCGGTCGCGTTGCTGGTCCTCGCTGCCGTCGTCTACGTCGCCACGCTCGACCAGGACGGGTTCTGGGGTTTCGTCAACGCCGGCGCCGAGGCGTCGATGGTCGGCGCCATCGCAGACTGGTTCGCGGTGACTGCACTGTTCAAGCACCCCCTCGGGCTGCCGATCCCGCACACCGCGCTGATCCCCAAGCGCAAGGACGAGCTCGGCAAGGGGCTCGAGGAGTTCGTGGGGGAGAACTTCCTCCAGGAGGACATCATCCGCGACCGGGTGGGCGCGGCAGGGATCTCGGCGCGGGTCGGCGACTGGCTCTCCGACCCGGCCAACACCCGTCGGGTGGTCGACGAGGTGTCCGACGTGGCGGCGATCGCGCTGGGCAAGGTGCGCGACGAGCACATCGCCGACCTGGTCAGCGAGGCGTTCGTGCCGCGGTTCCGCGAGGAGCCGATCGCGCCGCTGCTCGGCAGCATGCTCACCGAGCTGGTCCGCGACGACCTGCACCACGGCCTGGTCGACCTTGCGCTCGACGAGATGCACCGCTGGCTGGTGCACAACGGCGACACCTTCGTCGAGGTCCTCGGGGAGCGCGCCCCCTGGTGGGCGCCGCCGCGTCTCAACGAGGCAGTGACCCAGCGGCTGCACGTCGAGGCGATCCGCTGGATCTCCGACATCCGTGAGGACCCCGACCACCACGCACGCGCTGCGATGGACTCGATGCTGCGGCAGCTCGGCCAGGACCTGCTGACCGACCCGCAGACCCAGGACCGGGCCGAGCGCTTCAAGGAGCGCCTGCTCGACCACCCGCAGGTCGTCACCACGGCCATCTCGCTGTGGAAGGCGATGCGCTCGGCGCTGTTGAGCTCGATGCGCGACCGCAACGGGGCGGTGCGCCAGCGACTGCAGCAGGAGCTCGACGCGTTCTCCGGACGCATCGCCACCGACGCCGCGCTGCGGGAGAAGCTCGACAAGGCCGCCGCCGACGTCGCCGTCTTCGCCGTGTCGAGGTATGGCGCTGAGCTGACCGCCGTCATCACCCACACCATCGAGCGCTGGGACGGCAAGGAGGCCGCGCGCCGCATCGAGCTCCACGTGGGGCGCGACCTGCAGTTCATCCGGATCAACGGCACGATCGTCGGCGGGCTCGTCGGCGTCCTCATCCACGCAATCAGCCTGGCCGTGCACTGA
- a CDS encoding RNA-binding S4 domain-containing protein: MDVPIRDESIRLGQFLKLANLVESGAEAKPVIADGQVKVNGEVETRRGRQLVVGDEVDLAGQSARVVAGDDSGDAGIDVPW, translated from the coding sequence ATGGACGTCCCGATCCGCGACGAGTCGATCCGACTCGGGCAGTTCCTCAAGCTGGCCAACCTGGTCGAGAGCGGCGCCGAGGCCAAGCCGGTGATCGCCGACGGGCAGGTCAAGGTGAACGGCGAGGTGGAGACCCGGCGTGGCCGGCAGCTGGTCGTCGGCGACGAGGTCGACCTGGCGGGCCAGAGTGCCCGCGTCGTGGCCGGAGACGACTCAGGGGACGCCGGCATCGACGTCCCCTGGTGA
- a CDS encoding FKBP-type peptidyl-prolyl cis-trans isomerase, with protein MQKPDVDPHMGDAPADLEVTDLVEGDGAEATSGSTVSVHYVGVAHSSGEEFDASYNRGAPLDFRLGIGQVIQGWDTGVQGMKVGGRRRLVIPPHLGYGDRGAGGAIKPGETLIFVVDLLEVR; from the coding sequence ATGCAGAAGCCTGACGTCGACCCGCACATGGGAGATGCCCCCGCCGACCTCGAGGTCACCGACCTCGTCGAGGGTGACGGCGCCGAAGCCACCTCCGGCTCGACCGTCTCCGTCCACTACGTCGGGGTCGCACACTCGAGTGGCGAGGAGTTCGACGCCTCCTACAACCGCGGCGCCCCGCTCGACTTCCGCCTCGGCATCGGCCAGGTGATCCAGGGCTGGGACACCGGCGTGCAGGGCATGAAGGTCGGCGGCCGGCGTCGCCTCGTCATCCCCCCGCACCTCGGGTATGGCGACCGCGGGGCCGGCGGCGCGATCAAGCCCGGCGAGACGCTGATCTTCGTGGTGGACCTGCTCGAGGTCCGCTGA